Below is a window of Malania oleifera isolate guangnan ecotype guangnan chromosome 1, ASM2987363v1, whole genome shotgun sequence DNA.
CTAAGCTTCACGTCTATTCAAATTCGATGCTCAGCTTGCAGGAGGGTGTTGAGGATCATGCTGAGGATCCCTTGCCTTAATTCTAGGAGAATATTATGTATacactttttatttatttgtccTCTAATTAATATGTAATTGATATGTAATTATTACATACAATTCTTAATTCAGTATTAAGAAACAATACTTGCCACTTTATAAGAGTGGTGGTTTTCAAACCTTCTCTGGCAAAATAACCGTCACATTGCTTGCATATATTGTGTATACCGTTTAGTACTTCAAATCAACAAAACAAACATGCTTACTGCATAAGCATCTCTTATATGTTAATATAATAACATTCAGCTAAAAATTACCAACCAAAAACAAAAGCTTAAGACTAACATTCATAATGGGATTTTATCAGGGGGTGAGTTGCTACTCATCAGATGACCTTACTAGAGTTTCAAACTTgaatatgatgaaaatatatatatattaaaaacttTGCATGGGTTGTGAGGAAAACCATTTCCTTGCAGCATGCGCACTGGAGAGCAAGAGGCAAATCTAAAATAGTCTTTCGACTCTCTTGGTTGCCTAGGTTGGATTAAATGCGGTGGACACTTTGCCTTTCATATACAGAAAAGCCAGTGTAGCTGAAATGGTGCAAAGTCTTTTCTGTGAAGAAATATCTAAACGAGGAGAAGAGACTCTGAATGTGAAGAAACAGCTGAGCGAGAGAGGAAAAAAATTCTGAATCTTATTTCTGATAGATAAAAATTACAgcaactgaaatatatatatatgaatctgAAAAACtaacaaactaaaaaaaataacaaactgAATTAAGTTACAATGAAAGTTGTAAATCTAACTGAAAACACAGCTGGCAGCTAATTCGTTTAACACTCCACCTCAAGATGGATGAGATTGAGTATGAACATCAATTACACCCATCTTGGAAAGTAATGAAGCAAAAGAATGAAGTCCAAGAGGTTTCGTGAAGATGTCTGCTAACTGATTTTGTGAAGTAACTTGCAAAGTCTTGATAACACCAGCTTGTAATTTTTCCCGAACTATATGGCAGTCTATTTCTATATGTTTCATTCTCTCATGGAATACCGGATTAGCAGCTATATGTAATGCCGCTTGATTGTCACAAAAAATCAAAGCTGGCTTTGTATGTTCAATCTTTAAATCTTTGAGTAATGAAATCAGCCAAGTTACTTCGCAGACGGTAGTAGCCATGGATCTATATTCCGATTCTACAGATGATCTAGAAACTGTCTTCTGTTTCTTAGACTTCCaagaaactaaagaatttccCAATAAAACACAGTAACCTGTGACGGATCTTCTGGTTTCAATGCAACCTGCCCAATCTGAATCACAAAAGGCCTTCAACTGCAAGTCTGAAGAAGCTGAAAAAAAACAGACCCTGACCTGGAGTAGCTTTAATATATCTCAGCACCCGATATGCTGCAGTTACGTGAGGTACCCTTAGCTTGTCTATGAACTGACTTAGAGCTTGAACCGCATAGGATAAATCTAGCCTTGTAATGGTTAGATACAACATCATCCCAATTAATCTTCTGTAGGCAGTGGGATCTTCAAGTAAATCCCCTTCTTCTGTAGTTAACTTCAGGTTTTGCTCCATAGGGAATTTGACTGCCTTAGAGCCTATATAACCTGAATCTTTAAGAATGTCCAAGGCATATTTCCTTTGATAGATGGAAATGCCTCTTTTAGACCTTGCTACTTCTattcccaagaagtacttcaattcTCCTAGatcattaattttaaatttgttatGTAGAAAGTGTGTCAAATCCTTAAACTCTTGTAAATCATTTCCTGCCAAAATcacatcatctacatatactaaGAGAGCAGTGTATGACTCACCATTACCCTTGGCGAAAAGAGAATAATCTGCAAGTGACTGTTTGTAACCAAATTCTGTCAAAGAAGTGGATAATTTGGAGTACCATTGTCGTGATGCTTGCTTAAGCCGATAAAGAGACTTGTTTAGCTTGCATACAATATTCTCCCCCTTGCTATTAAATCCAGGAGGCACAcgcatataaacttcttcatgaagatctccatgaagaaaagcattattGACATTTAACTGATGAAGATGCCACTAACCAACTTAGCAACAGGACTGAAAGTCTCTGTGTAGTCCAAGCCTGCTTGCTGTGTGAAACCTTTGGCCACAAGCCGAGCTTTGGGCCTTTCAACAGTGCCATCAGAGTTGAACTTAAttttgtaaacccatttattATCAATGGCAACTTTCCCAGGAGGCAACTCAGTCAAGGTCCAAGTGTGATTGTCTTCTAGAGCCTTGATTTCAGCAGCCATTGCTTTCCTCCATTCAGGATGAAGAACTGCCTCTTTATAAGATTGAGGTTCAATGAGATTGGTAACTGAGGACACAAAAGCTTGATGAGCAAGAGAAATATTGGAAGTGGATATGTAAGGATGAATGTCATGAGGACAACCTGGACCAACAACAGTGGCAGAGCAGGAATGACTTTTCAGAGAAGGCACAGAACAATGATAATCCTGGAGATAGGAAGGAGATCGAATTTGTCTGGAAGATTTTCTAAAGGAACAGAAGGAATAGAAACATTGAAATCAGTTGGAGAATCAACAGAAGCTTCAATTGGATCTGATGTAATATTTGGATTGTGAGAAGATGGAGCAGATGTGAATGAATTTGGACTGACAATGGGAGTAGAAGAATATGGAAAAAAACATAGAGGTTGATAGAATGGGATGAGGAATATCAGGGAAATGATTATGTGAAAAATTCTGAAAAGGAAAAATATGCTCATGAAACACAACATCTCGAGATATGAATATTTTTTGAGTGTGTGGATCAAACAATTTATAGCCCTTTACAGAATGAGGATAACCAACAAATATGCAAGACTTTGCTCTAGGATCAAATTTGGTCCTACCATGTGAAATAGTAGATGCAAAATAAAGACAACCGAAAACTTTAAGATGAGAATAACAAGGAATTTTATGAAACAACATCTCAAAAGGAGATTTGTTATTGAGAATTGGAGTAGGTAATCTGTTAATGAGGTAAATTGCAGTCAAAACACACTCACCCCaaaaatgaagaggtaaattGGATTGAAATCGAAGAGATCTAGCAACAACAAGAATGTGTTGATGCTTTCgttcaacaacaccattttgctgtggtgtatAAACACAAGATTTTTGATGAACAATGCCtttggaaataaaaaaattaggcaTGTGAAACTCTgcaccattatcagtacgtatgGATTGTACAGTAGTATGAaactgattttcaacaaaagtaAAAAAAGACTACAAGTAAAAACTGGCTTGTGCCTTAGATTGCATTAAGTATAACCAAGTGCATCGGGTATGATCATCTACAATGGTCAGAAAATACCTTGCACCATCAATTGATTTAGTAGAGAAAGGTCCCCAAATATCACAATGCACAAGTTGAAACGCTATTGAACACTTATTATTGCTGTTTGAAAATGACAACCTCTGCTGTTTAGCAAGAGGACATATATTACAATGGCCGGAATTTGATTCTTTTATTTCAGGGACAGATTTATGCAGGAAATCTAGTCTAGGCTTGGATGGATGTCCTAATCTATAATGCCAGACATCAAAATCAAAAGTTTTGGCAGGAAATGAAGCAGGTTCAGTGAGTAAGCTATTATTATTGAAAGCTGTATTGGAAACTGACATAGCTGAATGTTTATTGAGGAGATGATAGAGACCTACCTTCTCTTCACCCAATCCAATCATCCTCCATTTCTGTAGGTCCTGTATGAAGcaatattttccatgaaaaatgaTACAACAAGAAATGGATTTAAGAAGTTTACTAGCTGAGTTTAGATTATAAGCAAAAGAAGGAACAACAAGAACATCAGTGAGTAGCAAATTAGATGTTAAACGAATTGTTCCAATGTGTGTAACAGGAACAAGAGCACCAGTAGGCAATTTCACAGATATGTTGATGGAAGTTGTTATGGTAGTGAGAGAATGGACAGAATTTACCATATGATTAGTGGCTCCGGTGTCAATAATCCATGTGAGACTAATTTGCTTTCTGCCTTGAGTGCAAACAGCAGATGAACAAGAAGAAATACCTGTCATTGTAGAGAAGAGATGATCTTCAGAAAAAGATCTTGTAGTGTGAGTGAGTCCAGTAACTTGAGCAACTGAAGTCTGTGGCTGTATTTCAGGTGAAGGATGCATGATTGCCATGATTTGCCTAAGTTGTTCTTGAGTGAATGGAAGTTGCTGCACTTCACTGGATTGCTCAGTGTTGGTTGTCAAGATTACTTGATTTGCTGAAGGAGCATTGTGCTTGTACCTTGACTTATAGCCTGGAGGATACCCATGTAATTTGTAACATTTTTCAGCCATGTGTCCTAGAAGTCCACAGTGAGAACACAGGGGTCTGTCTTTCTTGCCATAACTCTGTTTATTCCTTTGATTTCTTGTAGCTCTTCCTAGCATAGCAATTGGTTCAGTAACAATCACTGAACTAATCTCCCTTTGCCTCTCTTCTTGCACAAGCAATGCAAACACCTTGTTTATAGGAGGTAAGGGATTGTTTAGAAGGATTTGGCTTCTAATATGACCATATGACTCATTCAGGCCCATCAAGAATTTCATTACATAATCTTGATTCTGATAATCAACCAAGATTTTCAAAGAAGCAGGAGATGTTTCACGAGTTGGCCTGTAACTCATCAGTTCTTCCCACAGAGACTTTAATTGTGTGAAGTAATCAACAATATTCATCTGACCTTGTGTCAAATTAGAAATAGATTGCTGTAGCTAAAAGATCCTAGGTCCATTAGTCAAGGAGAATCGATCTTCAAGTTCAAtccatatatcccttgctgattTGATGAACATCACACTGGAATAGACATCGTCAGACAGTGAATTGAGAATCCAAGATTTCACAGTGTCGTTACCTTGTTTCCAGGTGGCATAATTCACATCAGAAGAGAGAGGAACTTCCAGAGTTCCATCAATGAAACCCAGCTTGTTTTTGGCGCTCAGTGCCATAGTTACACACATGCTCCATGTCTGAAAGTTGTCTCGAGTAAGAACCTTATTTACCAGATGCAGGTTTGGACCATCACTGCTTTGGAAGTAATAAGGATTTGAGCTCGGATCAACATTGGAGTTGACAGGAGAACAAGAAGTATCCGAAGGAGTTGCAGAGGAAGCCATGAGAGAAGAATTTctctaatgctctgataccatgtgaagaaATATCTGAACGAGGAGAAGAGACTCTGAATGTGAAGAAACAGCTAAACGAGAGAGGAAAAAAATTCTGAATCTTATTTCTGATAGATAAAAATTACAgcaactgaaatatatatatatgaatctgAAAAACtaacaaactaaaaaaaataacaaactgAATTAAGTTACAATGAAAGCTATAAATCTAACTGAAAACACAGCTCGCAGCTAATTCGTTTAACATTTTCACTAAGGATGCTGCTGATGAGCAGAATATCTATGATTGAGTCTAATGAAAGATATTGTTTAATGGGACATCAATTTTTAAAAGGGAACCTTTCCCTGATTAAGAAATACCATCCTGTATGAGTCATTTGGAAAAGGGTATTGGTCATTGGATTATTACCCTTGCTTGCGTAGTATCTCTCCGGGTATGGTCTTACTGATCTTCTCCCATGGTTCTTTCTAAGAACTCAAGATCAGGAGTTAAGTTTTGAGTTTCAAGGATAATTTCTTACCTAGTTCTGATGGAGCCAACCTGATATAAATCTCCTGCCCACCGTTCTTGCTTTCTCTAATATCGATCAAGTCATCGAACCACATCAAGCATCCTCTACCTCCTCTGACATCTGGATTTGCATAAGCGGTACAGTAGCAGTTCTTCAAGCACATCACCTTGCATTTGTCAAGTTTCATGCTCTCATCATACCAATAGTTTACAGTGTCTGGCAATTTCAACCCTGACAGCTTCAGAAATCCATCCCCACTAAGACAATCCAATGGAGTCCTTCTTATACAACCTTGTGACCAATCTGCCATCTCCCAATCTTTTGGTGATTTGGGCACAAATCCTGGCAAACACCCACATATGGGTGAGTTGTTTATATTGCATCTAGCAAATGGACCGCACGCTGCATAGCGGAAACAATTTTCCATTGTTATAGATATATAAGGTATCCAACCCCGGGTGGGATTGGACCACAAGAATTGCTGCACCATGCCTTCCTGATTTAGCACGCATCTAGAAATATGGGAGCTGTTAATGAGTTGGTAACTGTAATACATCTCTTTCTTGTTGAAAGCAAAATCAAATTTATAAAACGGGTGTGCTTCCAATCCAGGCGTCCCGCCAAATCCAATACCATTCCATGGTCCGGATACCGAGTGCACTAATCCTTTGCTCATAATTAACTGCGAAAATCGATGGGGATTGACCCGAACCCTAGCATCACCTGGAGCAGGATCATCTATGCGTTTCCAGGAAGAGAGGTAACGCTCTACGCCAGTGACTCTGTTCCACCACAGCTTCATACCAGGAAGTAACGTGTCGCTTGGGTGATCAAAACTCTGCCACAGGATGTTTTCTGGGTTGGCATCATTCCCATTTCTCACAATAAAGTTTCCTGAGTCCAACAGCTCTGCGGTTGGACTCTGAGCCAATATGGATACACTGGAAGACCAAATGATGAGATCCATTCCATTAAGAAGGACAAGAACTCCCTGGTTGGTGATGTTCAGGACACCAGCTGAATCAAGCAGTGGAGCTTCTCTGTTTGCAACCCATACTGCTGTTACAGGAGAAACTTGCTTGTACCATATTCCCAAGTATCTGTTATTGGAATTACCCGGACTGAAAAATCCCAGCTCAAAGCGTCCGCCTGCTGATACTATAGTCTCACCATCTCTAACAATTGATTGAGTTGGTGCTATGCTGTGCAATGCACTGGAGAGAATGCAGATGGGCAACAAAGAGAAACTAAGAGGGAATACAATGAAGCCCTTCATTGGTGTCATCTCAGCTCATgcttctccttctccttttcATCATGGAAAGGCTGATTTTCCTTTAGATCCATTTGAAGGGAAGGCCAGTGAGAGAGCGCGGCATCCAACCTTCTGCGAGCCAAGTTTtctcatttaaaaataaaaacaagtcaCCATTCTGTCAAAAGAAACAGGCGAGAACCcctagggtgtggttcaggtggtagtacgGGTTGcaggagtgcctt
It encodes the following:
- the LOC131149323 gene encoding G-type lectin S-receptor-like serine/threonine-protein kinase At4g27290, whose translation is MTPMKGFIVFPLSFSLLPICILSSALHSIAPTQSIVRDGETIVSAGGRFELGFFSPGNSNNRYLGIWYKQVSPVTAVWVANREAPLLDSAGVLNITNQGVLVLLNGMDLIIWSSSVSILAQSPTAELLDSGNFIVRNGNDANPENILWQSFDHPSDTLLPGMKLWWNRVTGVERYLSSWKRIDDPAPGDARVRVNPHRFSQLIMSKGLVHSVSGPWNGIGFGGTPGLEAHPFYKFDFAFNKKEMYYSYQLINSSHISRCVLNQEGMVQQFLWSNPTRGWIPYISITMENCFRYAACGPFARCNINNSPICGCLPGFVPKSPKDWEMADWSQGCIRRTPLDCLSGDGFLKLSGLKLPDTVNYWYDESMKLDKCKVMCLKNCYCTAYANPDVRGGRGCLMWFDDLIDIRESKNGGQEIYIRLAPSELGKKLSLKLKT